In one window of Meiothermus sp. DNA:
- the lysX gene encoding lysine biosynthesis protein LysX, with the protein MLAILYDRIRPDEEMLFRAAEGLGIPFKKIYAKQLPMRLGERPPELEGITCAVERLVSQSKGLAVSRYLKSLGIPVVNAPEVIEVCGDKWATSCALEAHGVPQPKTALATEAEEALKLIEEMGYPVVMKPVVGSWGRLLSLIRDRDAAETVIEHKEVLGGYQHQLYYVQELVEKGGRDIRAFVVGDTCIGAIYRSSAHWITNTARGGKASRCEVTPELADLAVRAAKAVGGGVVAIDLFESPRGLLVNEVNHTMEFKNSVSTTGVDIPGKILEYAWSLWLH; encoded by the coding sequence ATGCTAGCCATTCTCTACGACCGTATCCGCCCCGACGAGGAGATGCTCTTCCGGGCCGCCGAGGGGCTGGGCATTCCCTTCAAGAAAATCTATGCCAAGCAACTGCCCATGCGCTTGGGAGAGCGCCCACCGGAACTCGAGGGCATCACCTGTGCGGTGGAGCGCCTGGTCTCCCAGAGCAAAGGCCTGGCGGTCTCGCGCTACTTAAAAAGCCTGGGGATTCCGGTGGTGAACGCGCCGGAGGTCATCGAGGTTTGTGGTGATAAGTGGGCCACGAGCTGTGCCCTCGAGGCCCACGGGGTGCCCCAGCCCAAAACCGCCCTGGCCACCGAGGCCGAGGAGGCCCTCAAGCTTATCGAAGAAATGGGCTATCCGGTGGTGATGAAGCCGGTGGTGGGAAGCTGGGGCCGCCTGCTCTCGCTCATCCGCGACCGCGACGCCGCCGAAACGGTAATCGAGCACAAGGAGGTGCTGGGGGGCTACCAGCACCAGCTCTACTACGTGCAGGAACTGGTAGAGAAAGGGGGCCGCGACATCCGGGCCTTCGTGGTGGGGGATACCTGCATTGGGGCCATCTACCGCAGCTCGGCCCACTGGATTACCAACACCGCCCGCGGCGGCAAGGCCTCCAGGTGCGAAGTGACCCCTGAGCTGGCCGACCTGGCCGTGCGCGCGGCCAAAGCCGTGGGGGGCGGGGTGGTGGCCATTGATCTCTTCGAGTCGCCCCGGGGCCTGTTGGTGAACGAGGTCAACCACACCATGGAGTTCAAGAACTCGGTAAGCACCACCGGCGTGGACATCCCGGGCAAAATTCTGGAGTATGCCTGGAGTCTGTGGCTTCATTAG
- a CDS encoding DUF99 family protein — translation MQTGRFSYVVGFDDFPFERLHRGNVRVVGVVYNRLRLEGVLSGQVRRDGRNSTRVLTGLIQHSKFYPSLQLVLLQGIALGGFNVVDIRALSENLGLPVLVVSRRKPNLATIEAALRKVRGGKQKWALIQKAGAIEHVAGVYVQRAGLSVKQAEQVIRRLAVHSRIPEPLRAAHLIAGGLATGQSRARP, via the coding sequence ATGCAAACCGGCAGATTCTCCTACGTGGTCGGCTTTGACGACTTTCCCTTCGAGCGCTTACACCGGGGCAACGTGCGGGTGGTGGGGGTGGTGTACAACAGGCTGCGGCTGGAAGGGGTGTTGAGCGGCCAGGTTCGGCGGGACGGACGCAACAGCACCCGCGTTCTGACCGGGCTCATCCAGCACTCCAAGTTCTACCCCAGCCTGCAACTGGTGCTGCTGCAGGGCATTGCCCTGGGCGGGTTCAACGTGGTGGATATCCGGGCCTTATCGGAAAACCTGGGCCTGCCGGTGCTGGTGGTCTCGAGGCGCAAGCCCAATCTTGCCACCATCGAGGCCGCCCTCCGCAAAGTGCGCGGTGGCAAGCAGAAATGGGCGCTGATTCAGAAGGCTGGGGCTATCGAGCACGTGGCTGGCGTCTACGTGCAACGTGCCGGGCTGAGCGTAAAGCAAGCCGAGCAGGTTATCCGGCGCCTGGCGGTGCACTCCCGCATCCCCGAGCCCCTGCGGGCCGCCCACCTGATTGCAGGCGGCCTTGCCACAGGGCAGAGCCGGGCTCGGCCCTGA
- the yjjX gene encoding inosine/xanthosine triphosphatase — MLVVGSTNPAKLEPVRLVFAELFPELEIRGVEVPSGVPDQPIGYEETFLGAENRAKAALAQPGASWGLGLEAGVEFNTYGSWLFNIAVVLRADGRRGMARGGSVLLPPVVGERLRGGQELGLVMDDLMGQKDTKKGSGAVGILTLSRVERVEFWRHTIELALPPFLRPELYPLE; from the coding sequence ATGTTAGTCGTCGGCAGTACCAACCCGGCCAAACTCGAGCCCGTTCGTCTGGTGTTTGCAGAGCTTTTCCCTGAGCTTGAAATTCGCGGTGTGGAGGTGCCCAGTGGAGTGCCTGACCAGCCGATTGGCTACGAAGAAACTTTTTTGGGAGCAGAAAACCGAGCCAAAGCGGCCCTGGCCCAGCCGGGAGCAAGCTGGGGGTTGGGGCTGGAAGCTGGGGTGGAATTCAACACCTACGGGAGCTGGCTTTTCAATATTGCAGTGGTGCTGCGGGCCGACGGGCGCAGGGGGATGGCCCGGGGGGGCTCGGTTTTGCTGCCGCCGGTGGTGGGGGAGCGGCTGCGTGGGGGGCAGGAATTGGGCCTGGTGATGGACGACCTGATGGGCCAAAAAGATACCAAAAAGGGCAGTGGGGCGGTTGGTATCCTGACCCTTTCCCGCGTCGAACGGGTGGAGTTTTGGCGGCACACCATAGAGCTGGCCCTACCCCCTTTCTTGCGCCCGGAACTCTATCCGCTAGAGTAG
- a CDS encoding GNAT family N-acetyltransferase, with the protein MEWQKGEYTISTDFARLDLALMHHHLSHEAYWSPGIPLEVVARAFQNSLAFGIYRGEEPIGWARLVTDRATFAYLADVYMLKAHRGAGLGKWLMEVILAHPELQGLRRWMLATRDAHSLYARFGFRPLAVPERFMERHFPDVYKKSV; encoded by the coding sequence GTGGAGTGGCAAAAAGGCGAGTACACCATCAGCACCGATTTTGCCAGGCTTGACCTGGCCCTAATGCATCACCATCTTTCCCACGAGGCGTACTGGTCGCCGGGGATTCCCCTGGAAGTGGTGGCCAGAGCCTTCCAGAACTCGCTGGCTTTTGGAATCTACCGGGGCGAGGAACCGATAGGCTGGGCGCGGCTGGTTACCGACCGGGCCACTTTTGCCTATCTGGCCGATGTGTACATGCTGAAAGCCCACCGAGGGGCTGGGCTGGGCAAGTGGCTGATGGAAGTGATCCTGGCCCACCCCGAACTCCAGGGCTTGCGACGCTGGATGCTGGCTACCCGCGACGCCCACAGCCTGTATGCCCGCTTTGGCTTCCGGCCACTGGCGGTTCCTGAGCGCTTCATGGAGCGGCATTTCCCCGATGTGTACAAAAAATCGGTATGA
- the argC gene encoding N-acetyl-gamma-glutamyl-phosphate reductase, giving the protein MSEKKTVSIVGGSGYAGGEFLRLALGHPFLEVKQVTSRRMVGDPVSLVHPNLRGRTNLKFVDPASLEPCDILVLSMPHGVAAREFEKYAGLAPITLDLSADFRLKDLGLYKKFYGEDHPRPDLLGRWVYGNPELYREALKTANHIACCGCNATATLLGLYPLVQEGLLVDGPIFATVMISTSAAGAEPSLASHHPERAGSIRAYKPTGHRHTAEIRENLPGHPQVHLTAVATDRVRGILMTAQTFLRAGLTEKDVWGAYRKVYGAEPFIRMVKLKKGIHRYPDPGVVEGTNYCDVGFELEEDTGRLVVISAIDNLVKGTAGHAIQSLNVRMGWPETTGLEFPGLHP; this is encoded by the coding sequence ATGAGCGAGAAGAAGACCGTTTCGATTGTGGGCGGCTCCGGCTACGCGGGGGGAGAGTTTTTGCGGCTGGCCCTGGGGCATCCTTTCCTGGAAGTCAAGCAGGTAACCTCGCGCCGGATGGTGGGTGACCCCGTGAGCCTGGTACACCCCAACCTGCGGGGCCGCACCAACCTGAAGTTCGTAGACCCGGCCAGTTTGGAGCCCTGCGATATCCTGGTGCTTTCCATGCCCCACGGCGTCGCGGCCAGGGAGTTCGAGAAGTACGCTGGCCTGGCCCCCATCACCCTCGACCTCTCGGCAGACTTTCGCCTGAAAGATCTGGGTCTGTACAAAAAATTCTACGGCGAAGACCACCCCCGCCCCGACCTTTTGGGCCGCTGGGTGTATGGCAATCCCGAGCTCTACCGCGAAGCCCTCAAAACCGCTAACCACATCGCTTGTTGCGGCTGCAACGCCACCGCCACCCTTCTGGGCCTGTACCCGCTCGTCCAGGAGGGCCTGCTGGTGGATGGACCCATTTTTGCTACCGTCATGATTTCCACCAGTGCGGCGGGGGCCGAGCCCAGCCTGGCCTCGCACCATCCGGAACGCGCGGGCAGCATCCGGGCCTACAAGCCCACCGGGCACCGCCACACCGCCGAAATACGCGAGAACCTGCCGGGCCACCCCCAGGTCCACCTTACCGCCGTGGCCACTGACCGGGTGCGCGGCATCCTGATGACTGCCCAGACCTTTTTGCGTGCGGGCCTCACTGAGAAAGACGTATGGGGCGCCTATCGCAAGGTCTACGGTGCAGAGCCCTTCATTCGCATGGTGAAGCTCAAGAAGGGCATCCACCGCTACCCTGACCCAGGCGTGGTTGAGGGCACCAACTACTGCGATGTGGGCTTCGAACTGGAAGAGGACACCGGGCGGCTGGTGGTGATCTCGGCCATCGACAACCTGGTCAAGGGCACGGCAGGGCACGCCATCCAGAGCCTGAATGTGCGGATGGGCTGGCCTGAGACCACTGGCCTCGAGTTCCCCGGTCTGCATCCCTAG
- a CDS encoding CYTH domain-containing protein gives MGSETERKFLVRSSDWKPGAVGVLYRQGYLCRQEARTVRVRIAGDQAYLTIKGQAQGLTRLEYEYPLPLAEAQELLEQLCLRPLIEKTRYRIEYRGRVWEVDEFAGENLGLVVAEVELKSPDQPLELPDWVGEEVTRDPRYLNANLVVHPFSRWGKP, from the coding sequence ATGGGCTCCGAAACCGAGCGCAAATTCCTGGTTCGCTCTTCAGACTGGAAGCCGGGGGCGGTGGGCGTGCTGTACCGCCAGGGCTATTTGTGCCGCCAGGAGGCCCGCACTGTGCGGGTGCGGATTGCAGGCGATCAGGCTTACCTGACCATCAAGGGCCAGGCCCAGGGGTTAACCCGTCTCGAGTACGAGTACCCCCTCCCGCTGGCCGAGGCCCAGGAACTGCTCGAGCAACTTTGCCTGCGGCCCCTCATCGAGAAAACCCGCTACCGCATCGAATACCGCGGACGGGTCTGGGAGGTAGATGAGTTTGCGGGTGAAAACCTGGGGCTGGTGGTGGCCGAGGTGGAGCTAAAGTCCCCCGACCAACCCCTCGAGCTGCCCGACTGGGTGGGGGAGGAGGTGACCCGCGACCCCCGCTACCTGAACGCCAATCTGGTGGTGCACCCGTTCTCGAGGTGGGGCAAGCCCTAA
- a CDS encoding [LysW]-aminoadipate kinase: MIVVKVGGSEGINYEAVAKDAAQRWKAGQRLILVHGGSSETNKIAEALGHPPQFLTHPGGLTSRLTDRKTLEIFEMVYCGLVNKRIVELLQREGVNAVGLSGLDGRIFEGKRKEAVKYLENGKIKVHRGDYTGSVEKVNTALLSLLLEAGYLPVLTPPAVSYQGEAINTDGDTAAAMLATAFKAEALLLLSNIPGLLANFPDESSLIREIPAARVNDPQYMSVAQGRMKKKVLGAVEAVQGGVGRVVFGDARIENPISAALAGAGTVVR, translated from the coding sequence ATGATTGTGGTAAAGGTAGGGGGTTCGGAAGGCATCAACTACGAGGCCGTGGCCAAGGACGCAGCGCAGCGCTGGAAAGCAGGCCAGAGGCTGATTCTAGTTCACGGCGGCAGCAGCGAGACCAACAAAATCGCCGAGGCGCTGGGCCACCCCCCGCAGTTTTTGACCCACCCGGGCGGCCTGACCAGCCGCCTTACCGACCGCAAGACCCTGGAAATTTTCGAGATGGTTTACTGCGGCCTGGTCAATAAGCGCATCGTAGAGCTGTTGCAGCGGGAGGGCGTGAACGCAGTGGGACTCTCGGGGCTCGATGGCCGCATCTTCGAGGGCAAGCGCAAGGAGGCGGTCAAGTACCTCGAGAACGGCAAAATCAAGGTTCACCGGGGCGACTACACGGGTTCGGTGGAAAAGGTGAACACCGCCTTGCTAAGCCTGCTCCTGGAGGCGGGCTATCTGCCGGTGCTCACCCCGCCAGCGGTGTCCTACCAGGGCGAGGCCATCAACACCGACGGCGACACGGCGGCGGCCATGCTGGCTACGGCGTTCAAAGCCGAAGCCTTGCTGCTTTTGTCCAATATTCCGGGCCTTTTGGCCAACTTTCCGGATGAGTCGAGTCTGATCCGCGAAATTCCCGCGGCCCGGGTGAACGACCCGCAGTACATGAGCGTGGCCCAGGGGCGCATGAAAAAAAAGGTGCTGGGTGCAGTGGAAGCGGTGCAGGGCGGGGTGGGCCGGGTGGTCTTTGGCGATGCCCGAATCGAAAATCCGATTTCAGCTGCCCTGGCGGGGGCCGGTACGGTGGTGCGGTAG
- a CDS encoding phosphodiester glycosidase family protein — protein sequence MLPANRLGLSVTQENGALTFRKAELSFTYVEGIGWAPPLEAGLPPPQGMLLPIEVIRAVGLITAPEARVRFSADASRLRLVLDLPEGDAVLPAPSDLAPYPGRLELSLPYFLPGLEGLRPAGVEVLASYEVQSTRLTLQAPLGRLYRYRSFVLENPRRYVLDVYYLEPEREETVEPGFRYRELWAWTPEPVRVYWLQAQPGRWRMEPVGRPGERRALPEMAPGALALLNGGYFDGRTGTPIGLWVRGGVPLSFPYGRSALFWQDNNVFAGLPRFTASVQLADGRTLRVGLNLARARYTVHTLPGPVGRAGENIHLVQGEQIVATYPAPYELPEGFWALSFPAEEPLARTGETLRLLVGLEPPVSHALEAGPLLIQGGVNVFSPNAEPFRDRAPVEAVAAQSAVAWTQEGALYFIVTEPMRPEALARTLQELGFWGAIRMDGGGSAQLWVKGQLKNPNGGLLGVRPVVSGLALFPRP from the coding sequence ATGCTCCCGGCAAACAGGTTGGGGCTCAGTGTCACGCAGGAAAATGGTGCCCTCACCTTTCGCAAAGCTGAGCTAAGTTTTACCTACGTAGAAGGGATTGGCTGGGCCCCCCCGCTGGAGGCCGGCCTTCCCCCGCCCCAGGGGATGCTGTTGCCCATAGAAGTAATCCGCGCGGTGGGCCTGATAACTGCCCCGGAGGCGCGGGTGCGTTTTTCCGCGGACGCCAGCCGCTTGCGCCTGGTGCTGGATCTGCCCGAGGGCGACGCCGTGCTGCCTGCGCCTTCCGACTTAGCACCCTATCCGGGCCGCCTGGAGCTAAGTCTGCCTTACTTTTTGCCGGGCCTCGAGGGCCTGCGGCCTGCGGGGGTGGAGGTATTGGCTAGCTACGAGGTGCAGAGCACCCGCCTGACCCTGCAAGCCCCGCTGGGCCGCCTCTACCGCTATCGCAGCTTTGTGCTTGAGAACCCCCGCCGCTACGTGCTTGATGTGTACTACCTCGAGCCCGAGCGCGAGGAGACCGTAGAGCCCGGTTTCCGTTACCGAGAGCTGTGGGCCTGGACGCCCGAGCCGGTGCGGGTTTACTGGCTTCAGGCCCAGCCGGGGCGCTGGCGCATGGAGCCCGTAGGCCGCCCTGGCGAGCGCCGGGCGCTGCCGGAGATGGCCCCCGGGGCGCTGGCCCTCTTGAACGGGGGCTATTTCGATGGCCGCACCGGCACCCCCATCGGCCTGTGGGTGCGGGGTGGGGTGCCCCTCAGTTTTCCCTACGGGCGCAGTGCCTTGTTCTGGCAGGACAACAATGTATTTGCCGGCCTGCCCCGCTTTACGGCCTCGGTGCAGCTGGCCGATGGGCGCACGTTGCGGGTGGGGCTCAACCTGGCCCGGGCCCGCTACACCGTGCACACCCTGCCGGGGCCGGTGGGGCGGGCGGGCGAGAACATTCACCTGGTGCAGGGCGAACAGATTGTTGCTACCTACCCTGCCCCCTACGAACTCCCCGAGGGCTTCTGGGCGCTGAGCTTCCCGGCCGAAGAGCCCCTGGCCCGCACCGGCGAAACACTTCGGCTTTTGGTGGGCCTCGAGCCGCCCGTGAGCCACGCCCTGGAAGCGGGCCCCCTGCTCATCCAGGGCGGGGTCAATGTTTTTAGCCCCAACGCCGAACCCTTCCGCGACCGCGCCCCGGTGGAGGCAGTGGCAGCGCAGTCGGCGGTGGCCTGGACGCAGGAGGGCGCGCTTTACTTCATCGTGACCGAGCCCATGCGCCCCGAGGCGCTGGCCCGCACTTTGCAGGAACTGGGTTTCTGGGGGGCCATTCGCATGGATGGTGGCGGCTCGGCGCAACTATGGGTGAAAGGACAGCTCAAGAACCCGAACGGGGGCCTGCTGGGGGTTCGCCCGGTGGTGAGTGGGCTGGCCCTGTTTCCCAGACCCTAG
- a CDS encoding acyl-CoA dehydrogenase, whose product MDKLISRRDLEFLLYEVLEVEALTQRERYRDHSRQTFKDILDVAYKIATEHFATHNKKNDQQEPYFDGEKVHTNPEVKAALEAYRQAGLFAATHDYELGGIQLPYVISTAYGAFFKAANIATASFALLTAGNANVLRKYGSPSQQKKYLLPQLEGRFFGTMCLSEPHAGSSLTDILTRAEPQPDGTYRLNGSKMWISGGDHEVSENIVHLVLAKIPGGPPGVKGISLFIVPKYLVNDGGSLGRRNGVKVAGLNHKMGYRGIPNCLLSLEDAVGELVGAPHQGLSYMFTMMNEARIGVGMGAMALAYTGYLHALEYAQERTQGRRMHDKNPASPAVPIIQHPDVRRMLLAQKAYAEGSLHLCLYAARLVDEERTAPTPEAAQQAHLLLEVLTPVVKGWVSELGIKANELAIQVHGGYGYTRDYNVEQFYRDNRLNAIHEGTNGIQALDLLARKVGMEGGAGFRLWAGAIEETIRACQAHSSLCGYARELEQALKTTTEVTQHLLNKAAQGEVERAFANAFAYLELFGTVTLAWLWLQQAQKSVGKEGAFYRGKLEAARYFYHYELDKVPLLAARLQRLDDTFVCPEQDWLVES is encoded by the coding sequence ATGGACAAGCTCATCTCCCGGCGCGACCTCGAGTTCCTGCTGTACGAAGTGCTGGAGGTCGAGGCCCTGACCCAACGCGAACGCTACCGCGACCACAGCCGCCAGACCTTCAAGGACATTCTGGATGTGGCCTACAAGATTGCCACCGAACACTTCGCCACCCACAACAAGAAAAACGACCAGCAAGAGCCGTACTTCGATGGCGAAAAAGTCCACACCAACCCCGAGGTCAAGGCGGCCCTCGAGGCCTACCGCCAGGCGGGCCTGTTTGCCGCAACCCACGACTACGAGCTGGGCGGCATCCAACTGCCCTACGTGATCTCCACGGCTTACGGGGCTTTTTTCAAGGCGGCCAACATTGCCACCGCCAGCTTTGCCTTGCTGACGGCGGGCAATGCCAACGTGCTCCGGAAGTATGGCTCGCCTTCCCAACAAAAAAAATACCTGCTGCCCCAACTGGAAGGCCGCTTCTTTGGCACCATGTGCCTCTCCGAGCCCCACGCCGGTTCTTCCCTGACCGATATCCTGACCCGCGCCGAACCCCAGCCCGACGGCACCTACCGGCTCAACGGCTCCAAGATGTGGATTTCCGGGGGCGACCACGAGGTTTCGGAGAACATCGTGCACCTGGTGCTGGCCAAGATTCCCGGCGGGCCTCCAGGGGTTAAGGGGATCTCGCTCTTCATTGTGCCCAAGTACCTGGTGAACGACGGCGGTAGCCTGGGGCGACGCAACGGGGTCAAGGTGGCCGGTCTCAACCACAAGATGGGCTACCGGGGCATTCCCAACTGTTTGCTCAGCCTCGAGGACGCGGTAGGTGAGCTGGTGGGTGCACCGCACCAGGGCCTCTCCTATATGTTCACCATGATGAACGAGGCCCGCATTGGGGTGGGCATGGGGGCCATGGCGCTGGCCTATACGGGTTACCTGCACGCCCTGGAATACGCCCAGGAGCGTACCCAGGGCCGCCGTATGCACGACAAAAACCCGGCCAGCCCGGCCGTGCCCATCATCCAGCACCCCGACGTGCGGCGCATGTTGCTGGCGCAAAAAGCCTACGCCGAAGGCTCGTTGCACCTGTGCTTGTACGCGGCCCGGCTGGTAGATGAAGAGCGCACTGCCCCCACTCCAGAAGCCGCTCAACAGGCGCACCTGCTGCTGGAGGTGCTGACCCCGGTGGTCAAAGGTTGGGTGAGCGAGCTTGGAATTAAAGCCAACGAGCTGGCCATCCAGGTTCATGGGGGCTATGGCTACACCCGCGACTACAACGTGGAGCAGTTCTACCGTGACAACCGGCTGAACGCCATCCATGAGGGTACCAACGGCATCCAGGCCCTCGATCTGCTGGCCCGCAAGGTGGGGATGGAGGGTGGGGCGGGCTTTCGGCTGTGGGCAGGGGCCATTGAAGAGACCATCCGGGCCTGCCAGGCGCACAGCAGCCTGTGCGGGTATGCGCGCGAGCTCGAGCAAGCGCTCAAGACCACCACCGAAGTCACCCAGCATTTGTTGAACAAAGCAGCCCAGGGCGAGGTAGAACGGGCCTTTGCCAACGCATTTGCCTATCTGGAGCTTTTTGGTACCGTGACCCTGGCCTGGCTGTGGCTGCAACAGGCGCAGAAGTCGGTAGGGAAGGAAGGGGCTTTTTACCGGGGGAAGCTGGAAGCTGCCCGCTACTTCTACCACTACGAACTCGACAAGGTGCCCCTGCTGGCAGCCCGGCTTCAGCGGTTGGACGATACTTTTGTGTGTCCAGAACAGGACTGGCTGGTAGAAAGCTGA
- the lysW gene encoding lysine biosynthesis protein LysW, with protein sequence MTVECVECGSPIELENPELGELVVCDTCGAELEVVGLEPLRLQAAPEEAEDWGE encoded by the coding sequence ATGACAGTCGAATGTGTAGAGTGTGGAAGCCCGATTGAACTGGAGAACCCCGAGCTAGGCGAGCTGGTGGTCTGCGATACCTGTGGAGCGGAGCTCGAGGTGGTGGGGTTGGAGCCCCTCAGGCTGCAAGCCGCGCCCGAAGAAGCGGAGGACTGGGGCGAATAG
- the bshA gene encoding N-acetyl-alpha-D-glucosaminyl L-malate synthase BshA yields MNIAILCHASAGGSGVVATELALALAGLGHRVHVVATERPFRLTEERLSQLGLSSNLLGAGPISMGQDPVGGLGRIFQASRQSVARWLGLLKRPLRAGSLHFHQILSADYPLFQEPLTPLTAANSIAELIERFKIELVHAHYAIPHATSAILARDMGLDIKVVTTLHGTDVTLIGPEPAFAKTTQHAVRTSDAVTAVSHSLAHDTHRKLGVEREIEVIYNWVDPERFKPNRDPAYRARFAQPEEAIVMHVSNFRAVKRPLDALRVFAGIVERMPARMLMIGEGPLRQEAIELAHDLEIAGRVQFLESTPTIEKFMSVADLFLLPSEQESFGLVALEAMASGVPVVASRVGGLPELIEEGRTGFLRPMGDVQGMLEASLEILTSRTRRRNMGEAARTRAIERFRPEVVLPRYLEVYEKTLEV; encoded by the coding sequence ATGAACATAGCGATTCTTTGCCATGCCAGCGCAGGGGGTTCGGGGGTGGTGGCTACCGAGCTGGCGCTGGCCCTGGCGGGGCTGGGACACCGGGTGCATGTGGTGGCCACCGAGCGGCCCTTTCGCCTGACCGAAGAGAGGCTGAGCCAGCTGGGCCTGAGCAGCAACCTGCTGGGTGCGGGCCCCATCTCGATGGGCCAGGATCCGGTAGGTGGGCTGGGCCGCATATTCCAGGCCTCCAGGCAGAGCGTGGCCCGCTGGCTGGGGTTGCTCAAGCGACCCCTGAGGGCGGGTTCGCTGCATTTTCATCAAATTTTGAGCGCCGATTATCCCCTGTTCCAGGAACCCCTGACCCCGCTCACTGCCGCAAACTCCATCGCTGAGCTCATCGAGCGCTTCAAGATTGAACTGGTGCATGCCCACTACGCCATTCCCCACGCCACCAGCGCCATTCTGGCCCGCGACATGGGGCTGGATATCAAGGTCGTGACCACCCTGCACGGCACCGACGTGACCCTGATCGGGCCTGAACCGGCCTTTGCCAAAACCACCCAGCACGCTGTGCGCACCTCGGACGCGGTGACGGCGGTCTCCCACTCGCTGGCTCACGACACCCACCGCAAACTGGGGGTGGAGCGCGAGATTGAAGTGATCTACAACTGGGTGGATCCCGAGCGCTTCAAGCCCAACCGCGATCCAGCCTACCGGGCCCGTTTTGCCCAGCCGGAAGAGGCCATCGTAATGCACGTTTCGAACTTCCGCGCGGTCAAGCGCCCGCTGGATGCTTTGCGGGTATTTGCCGGCATTGTGGAGCGGATGCCCGCGCGGATGCTCATGATTGGCGAGGGGCCCTTGCGGCAGGAAGCCATCGAGCTGGCCCACGACCTCGAGATAGCCGGACGGGTACAGTTTTTGGAGTCTACCCCCACCATTGAGAAGTTCATGAGCGTGGCCGACCTTTTTTTGCTGCCCTCCGAGCAGGAGTCCTTTGGACTGGTGGCCCTGGAGGCTATGGCCAGTGGCGTGCCGGTGGTGGCGAGCCGGGTGGGGGGGCTACCCGAACTCATTGAGGAGGGCCGAACCGGCTTTTTGCGCCCGATGGGCGATGTGCAGGGGATGCTCGAGGCCAGCCTGGAAATCCTCACGAGCCGCACCCGCCGCCGCAACATGGGCGAGGCCGCCCGCACACGGGCCATCGAGCGTTTCCGGCCCGAGGTGGTGCTGCCCCGGTATCTGGAGGTCTACGAGAAGACCCTCGAGGTTTAA
- a CDS encoding ATP-binding protein encodes MSPTELAQYLSGLIEHRIQIATMLWGPPGVGKSSIVAQTARKYGLGFIDLRLSQLAPTDLRGLPVPLDGVSRWYPPEFLPREGEGILFLDELNMAPPTMQGMAQQLILDRKVGSYELPEGWFVWAAGNRKEDRAAVFDMPAPLANRFIHLEVAPNYESFKAYGLQVGIDERILAFLAFRPALLHQMDAKSPAWPSPRSWEMASHLLKAGLDIAPVVGEAAAAELAAYEQVYRALPELSEILHGQASPPFPEEPSARYALTMGLAFRAESARQALNAFRWMVEVAPTEWVQLLVSDLYTRLKQHGVGEFALLIHEEPRLRAYLEDYRELVLG; translated from the coding sequence GTGAGCCCTACCGAACTTGCCCAGTACCTTTCGGGTCTAATTGAGCATCGTATACAGATTGCCACCATGCTATGGGGGCCGCCGGGGGTAGGGAAATCCTCCATCGTGGCGCAGACCGCCCGCAAGTATGGGCTTGGCTTTATTGACTTGCGCCTCTCGCAACTGGCCCCCACCGACCTGCGCGGGCTGCCGGTGCCCCTGGACGGGGTTTCACGGTGGTATCCGCCCGAGTTTTTGCCCCGGGAGGGTGAGGGTATTTTGTTCCTGGACGAGCTCAACATGGCCCCCCCGACCATGCAGGGCATGGCCCAGCAGCTCATCCTCGACCGCAAGGTGGGCTCGTATGAGCTGCCGGAGGGCTGGTTTGTCTGGGCGGCGGGCAACCGCAAGGAAGACCGCGCAGCGGTGTTTGATATGCCGGCCCCGCTGGCCAACCGCTTCATTCATCTCGAGGTCGCCCCAAACTACGAGAGCTTCAAGGCCTATGGCTTGCAGGTTGGTATTGACGAGCGCATTCTGGCTTTCCTGGCCTTTCGCCCGGCCCTGTTGCACCAGATGGACGCCAAAAGCCCGGCCTGGCCCAGTCCCCGGAGCTGGGAGATGGCCTCACATTTGCTCAAGGCTGGGCTCGACATCGCCCCGGTGGTGGGCGAGGCTGCTGCTGCCGAACTCGCGGCCTACGAGCAGGTCTACCGGGCGCTGCCCGAGCTGAGCGAAATTCTGCACGGCCAGGCCAGCCCCCCTTTCCCCGAGGAACCCTCGGCCCGCTATGCCCTCACGATGGGGCTGGCCTTTCGCGCCGAAAGCGCCCGCCAGGCCCTGAACGCCTTCCGCTGGATGGTCGAGGTGGCCCCCACAGAATGGGTACAGCTACTGGTGTCCGACCTGTATACGCGGCTAAAGCAGCACGGGGTGGGAGAGTTTGCCCTGCTGATACACGAAGAGCCCCGCCTGCGGGCCTACCTCGAGGATTACCGGGAACTGGTACTGGGCTGA